One Nitrospira sp. DNA window includes the following coding sequences:
- a CDS encoding Tyrosine-protein kinase: MAQYELDIIDYWLIVKKRKYLIGLAALLVTLFTFGFTEALKPVPIYESAARVKFDRSTTVAQQLIDSLSVSQGNDLSTQTEFIRSFPVMERVAQEFHLVEADATPEVRRSSEYLNQVYVLGQQVRTEREADTSIIRIVATSTDPPQAEKMANAVALAYREENIAARNRMVTASRRFVEEQLASLERQLTAAEEALRRFKEQGGQVFLDEEAKRALEMFTKLEGDLDTVTRLKHETLQQITVLKRPDPATPIQRIFTEEPTSLLGALNGKLLELYQERATLLINYTPEHPTIRELDRKIGNVKSEIERELRSKAAMLAGREEEIQAQIERYRTRYLAFPKSAITLARLEREVKVNSDLYATLKVKHQELQIKSAEQIEEVTIITPAIAPGGPINAPNTEMNLVVGSMMGLFLGVVLAFARESFDTSIGTIEGVEEFLKVPVLGVIPQFDDEELKEAAAAGLPAQTPPDMVESFSKLICLVDPKSVWSESLRSLRTNLQFAGMDRKLKSLVFTSAGLGEGKSTVVLNLAVTLALEGQRVLLVDADLRRPTVHQRLGLEREPGLVDVLVGGMSWRNSVRSVTDLMLGQMGVDRVLDSPGLDNLFILTSGSSSGNPGEFMNVNRIKTLIAEMQDEYDMVLFDTPPILPVTDAVAISSRADGTVLVYQVGRIGRNALKRAKFLLDHAQANTLGVVLTNVRAEVTPEAGMYRYEYR; the protein is encoded by the coding sequence ATGGCCCAATACGAACTCGATATCATCGACTACTGGCTGATCGTCAAGAAGCGCAAGTACTTGATCGGCCTGGCGGCGCTGTTGGTGACGCTGTTCACCTTCGGGTTCACGGAAGCCCTGAAGCCGGTTCCGATTTATGAATCGGCCGCGCGTGTGAAGTTCGACCGCAGCACCACCGTCGCGCAACAACTCATCGATTCGCTGTCGGTCTCACAGGGCAACGATTTGAGCACGCAAACCGAATTCATCCGCAGCTTTCCCGTCATGGAGCGGGTGGCGCAGGAGTTTCACCTCGTCGAAGCCGACGCCACGCCGGAAGTCAGGCGGTCGTCCGAATACTTGAATCAGGTGTATGTCCTGGGGCAGCAGGTGCGGACGGAACGGGAGGCCGATACGAGCATCATCCGCATCGTGGCGACCTCGACCGATCCTCCGCAGGCCGAAAAGATGGCGAACGCGGTGGCGCTGGCCTATCGCGAAGAAAACATTGCGGCGCGCAACCGCATGGTCACCGCCTCGCGACGATTCGTGGAAGAGCAGCTTGCCAGCCTGGAGCGGCAACTCACGGCGGCGGAAGAGGCCTTGCGCCGGTTCAAGGAGCAGGGCGGCCAGGTGTTCCTCGACGAAGAAGCCAAGCGGGCGTTGGAAATGTTCACCAAGCTCGAGGGCGATCTGGATACCGTCACGCGGCTCAAGCATGAAACCCTGCAACAGATCACGGTGCTGAAACGTCCGGATCCTGCGACGCCGATTCAGCGGATCTTCACCGAGGAACCGACCTCGCTGCTGGGAGCGCTCAACGGCAAGTTGCTGGAGCTGTACCAGGAACGCGCCACCTTGTTGATCAACTATACGCCGGAACATCCGACGATCCGGGAGCTGGACAGAAAAATCGGCAACGTGAAATCCGAGATCGAGCGGGAACTGAGGTCCAAAGCCGCCATGCTGGCGGGACGGGAAGAGGAAATTCAGGCGCAGATCGAGCGCTATCGCACTCGGTACCTGGCGTTCCCGAAATCCGCCATCACGCTTGCCCGCCTTGAACGGGAGGTGAAGGTCAATTCCGACCTCTATGCCACCTTGAAGGTGAAACATCAGGAACTGCAGATCAAGAGTGCCGAACAGATCGAGGAGGTCACCATCATCACGCCGGCCATCGCGCCGGGCGGCCCGATCAACGCCCCCAATACCGAGATGAATCTGGTCGTCGGCTCGATGATGGGGCTGTTTCTCGGCGTCGTCCTCGCCTTTGCGCGCGAATCCTTCGACACCTCCATCGGCACGATCGAGGGGGTCGAAGAATTCCTCAAGGTGCCGGTCCTGGGCGTCATCCCGCAGTTCGACGATGAGGAACTCAAGGAGGCGGCTGCCGCCGGCCTGCCGGCCCAGACTCCACCGGACATGGTCGAGAGTTTCTCGAAATTGATTTGTCTGGTCGATCCCAAGTCCGTCTGGTCCGAGAGCTTGCGCTCGTTGCGGACGAATCTGCAGTTCGCCGGCATGGATCGCAAATTGAAATCGCTGGTCTTCACCAGCGCCGGGTTGGGAGAAGGCAAAAGCACGGTGGTGCTCAACCTGGCCGTGACCCTGGCCCTCGAAGGCCAGCGCGTCCTGCTCGTGGACGCAGACCTGCGGCGGCCGACCGTCCATCAGCGGTTGGGGTTGGAGCGTGAGCCGGGGTTGGTGGATGTTCTGGTGGGAGGGATGTCCTGGCGAAACTCCGTCCGGTCGGTGACCGATCTCATGCTCGGTCAGATGGGCGTCGATCGCGTGCTGGACAGTCCGGGGTTGGACAACCTCTTCATCCTGACCAGCGGATCTTCCAGCGGCAACCCCGGTGAGTTCATGAATGTGAACCGCATCAAGACGTTGATCGCCGAGATGCAGGACGAGTACGACATGGTCCTCTTCGATACGCCGCCGATCCTGCCGGTCACCGACGCCGTGGCGATCAGCAGCCGTGCGGACGGGACCGTGCTCGTGTACCAGGTCGGCCGCATCGGTCGCAATGCCCTCAAGCGGGCCAAGTTCCTCTTGGACCATGCGCAGGCCAACACGCTCGGCGTCGTGTTGACGAATGTGCGCGCTGAAGTGACGCCTGAAGCGGGCATGTACCGGTACGAGTATCGCTAA
- a CDS encoding DNA internalization-related competence protein ComEC/Rec2, with translation MLPSLTITFVFGLVLGSYLAYFPLGVAFLLTVVCGILTLLELRAVLSSRQALSLLACLLAGCLYWVLFAWFTPHVPVPETTGALPARVDGTIVEAVRHAPERLTAIVQVTAIDEPAQMLPFHLRLTWRDPDRDLHRGMRISTGMHVHPPLGTLNPRGFDYAAYLDAQGVDAVGSVSGAGAVQVLEPEPGLTVHGFASMIENWRALVRSAAQSLAQPSRGLFLSLTIGEQGYLAPEVREWFMTTGTVHILSVSGSHLGLIALLSFALIRRTCLLLPSLLLLSLSRWLTASRLAALATLGPVAAYTLLAGAETATIRSSIMIVVGLWALWLGSPHYMLHALAAAAGLTLLVHPPALYDISFQLSYVSVLVLALAIQPEAQRDGSPEPQSSAAKRALYWLRESVRVTALVTLATLPLVAFYFNQVSWLGLFANLLVVPFVGFILLPLDLVSAAWVIATHSHALPGSGLIDVLGEALISAIHLLAGLPGAEWFVAAPSLPMMLLFYLLGWGLLAGRSAHAAPLVRGAMVMGILCIVTWWLWSPRPFSRDGQVRVTFLDVGQGDSAVIELPTGAVVLIDGGATYERFDMGRGVVAPFLWNRGIRRVNHVIATHPQLDHAGGLAWILAHFSIENFWTNGVTRREEFWRKIEAVLAQQPLQPKVAAEGQLIAAAGACRMAVLNPPLRHEPSSGRKSESLNNLSVVTELTCGDRRMLFTGDIEREALARLTRSGILGHITLLKVPHHGAKSSLEPTWLSTITPNLAVLSAGRRNPYGHPAPEVLAAYRAAGVEVLRTDRDGAVWVDLDLRQQNLSVHTTSEWILQSALSSSNIRSAELENLTRLWRRWNWR, from the coding sequence ATGTTGCCCTCCCTCACCATCACCTTCGTGTTCGGGCTCGTCCTCGGTTCCTACCTCGCCTATTTCCCGCTCGGCGTCGCCTTCCTGTTGACGGTTGTCTGCGGCATCCTCACATTGCTGGAGCTGCGCGCAGTCCTGTCGTCCCGGCAGGCTCTGAGCCTCCTGGCCTGCCTGCTCGCCGGATGTCTCTATTGGGTTTTGTTCGCCTGGTTCACTCCTCACGTACCGGTGCCGGAGACGACCGGCGCACTTCCCGCCAGGGTTGACGGAACGATTGTCGAGGCAGTCCGCCACGCACCGGAGCGATTGACCGCCATTGTGCAGGTCACGGCCATCGACGAGCCGGCACAGATGCTGCCGTTTCACCTGCGCCTCACCTGGAGGGATCCGGACCGCGATCTCCATCGCGGCATGCGGATCAGCACCGGTATGCATGTGCACCCTCCCTTGGGCACGCTGAATCCCAGAGGATTCGACTATGCGGCCTACCTGGATGCACAGGGTGTCGATGCCGTGGGATCAGTGTCCGGAGCCGGTGCCGTCCAGGTGCTGGAGCCTGAGCCGGGTCTGACTGTTCACGGCTTTGCGTCCATGATCGAGAACTGGCGCGCCCTGGTCAGATCGGCCGCCCAATCGCTCGCTCAGCCAAGCCGTGGTCTGTTTCTTAGCCTGACCATCGGCGAGCAGGGCTACCTCGCGCCGGAGGTCCGCGAGTGGTTCATGACGACCGGCACGGTGCATATTCTCTCCGTTTCCGGCTCACACCTCGGTCTCATCGCGCTGTTGTCGTTCGCACTGATCAGAAGGACATGCCTGCTTCTTCCTTCCCTGCTGCTGTTGAGCCTCTCGCGATGGCTGACGGCCAGTAGACTGGCAGCCCTTGCGACGCTCGGTCCGGTGGCGGCCTACACCTTGCTGGCCGGAGCGGAAACCGCGACGATCCGTTCGTCGATCATGATCGTCGTCGGCTTGTGGGCATTGTGGCTGGGGTCTCCGCACTATATGCTCCATGCCCTTGCGGCCGCCGCCGGTCTGACGCTGTTGGTCCATCCTCCGGCGCTGTACGACATTTCCTTTCAACTCTCGTACGTCTCGGTGCTGGTCCTGGCCTTGGCGATCCAGCCAGAGGCACAGAGGGACGGGTCGCCGGAGCCCCAGTCGTCCGCCGCCAAGCGGGCGCTCTATTGGCTGCGGGAGTCCGTTCGAGTCACTGCTTTGGTGACGTTGGCGACCTTGCCCCTGGTCGCGTTCTACTTCAATCAAGTGTCGTGGTTGGGCCTCTTCGCCAACCTTCTGGTGGTGCCGTTCGTCGGGTTTATCTTGCTTCCTCTGGATCTGGTATCTGCCGCCTGGGTCATTGCAACGCACAGCCACGCACTTCCTGGTTCCGGCTTGATCGACGTGCTGGGAGAGGCGCTGATTTCCGCGATTCATCTGCTGGCGGGCTTGCCCGGTGCAGAATGGTTCGTGGCGGCACCGAGCCTTCCCATGATGCTGCTCTTCTACTTGCTGGGGTGGGGATTGCTGGCCGGTCGGTCTGCCCATGCTGCTCCGTTGGTGAGGGGCGCCATGGTGATGGGCATCCTCTGCATCGTCACTTGGTGGTTGTGGTCTCCGCGTCCATTCAGTAGGGACGGGCAGGTGCGAGTGACCTTTCTCGATGTGGGACAGGGGGACAGCGCCGTCATCGAATTGCCCACAGGAGCGGTGGTGCTCATTGACGGGGGGGCGACCTATGAGCGTTTCGATATGGGGCGGGGTGTGGTGGCTCCCTTTCTCTGGAATCGGGGGATTCGAAGGGTCAACCATGTCATCGCCACCCATCCGCAACTGGACCATGCCGGAGGGTTGGCCTGGATCCTGGCCCATTTCTCTATCGAGAATTTCTGGACCAACGGCGTAACCCGTCGGGAAGAGTTTTGGCGCAAGATTGAAGCGGTCCTTGCCCAACAGCCCCTTCAGCCGAAGGTAGCGGCGGAAGGACAATTGATCGCAGCAGCGGGGGCTTGTCGTATGGCGGTGCTGAATCCCCCGTTACGCCACGAACCTTCGTCCGGGCGAAAAAGCGAGTCGCTCAACAATTTGTCGGTCGTCACCGAACTCACCTGCGGCGACCGACGCATGTTGTTTACGGGGGACATTGAACGGGAGGCCTTGGCCCGTCTGACCAGGTCGGGGATTCTCGGCCACATTACGCTGCTGAAGGTTCCGCACCATGGGGCGAAGAGTTCGTTGGAGCCGACATGGCTGAGTACGATCACACCGAACCTTGCAGTGCTGTCGGCCGGTCGACGCAACCCCTATGGCCATCCAGCTCCCGAAGTCCTGGCAGCCTATCGAGCAGCGGGGGTGGAGGTGCTGAGAACCGATCGAGACGGAGCCGTCTGGGTGGATCTCGACCTGCGGCAACAGAACCTCTCGGTCCATACAACCAGTGAATGGATCCTGCAGTCGGCCCTCTCCTCGTCGAACATACGGTCCGCCGAACTGGAGAACCTCACCCGCCTGTGGCGCCGCTGGAATTGGCGATAG
- a CDS encoding Phosphoglucosamine mutase, producing MRKLFGTDGVRGVANLEPMTSETAMQLGRAAAHIFMRRAGRHQVVIGKDTRLSGYMLESALISGICSMGVDVLLVGPMPTPAIAFLTRSLRADAGVVISASHNPYQDNGIKFFSNQGFKLPDDVEARIEQLIISDEIKHLRPTADAIGKAYRIDDAEGRYIEFVKRSLPKDLDFQGIKLVVDCANGAAYKVAPAVFRELGAVIEVIGNKPDGMNINDGCGAVHPERLQEAVHRYGADLGVALDGDADRAIFVCEQGKIVDGDHVMAALGLDLQAQGQLAKKTVVGTVMSNFGLELAMNKAGVRLLRTPVGDRYLLERMLADGFNFGGEQSGHFIFLDHNTTGDGLISSLQILSLIKRTGKPLSELAKAMTAVPQVLLNVRVKHKPDLDQIPDIQQAIKRAEMTLNGSGRVLVRYSGTESLLRIMVEGERDATIREVADHLAEIVRARIG from the coding sequence ATGCGTAAATTATTCGGAACGGACGGCGTGCGCGGCGTGGCGAACCTCGAACCGATGACCAGCGAAACGGCGATGCAGCTGGGACGCGCCGCCGCCCATATTTTCATGCGGCGCGCCGGCCGGCACCAGGTCGTCATCGGCAAGGACACGCGCCTATCGGGCTACATGCTGGAGTCGGCCTTGATCTCGGGCATCTGTTCCATGGGCGTGGATGTGTTGCTGGTCGGCCCCATGCCGACCCCGGCCATTGCGTTCCTGACGCGCAGCTTGAGGGCGGATGCCGGCGTCGTCATTTCGGCCTCGCACAACCCCTACCAAGACAACGGCATCAAATTTTTTTCCAACCAGGGATTCAAATTACCCGACGACGTCGAGGCCCGCATCGAACAGTTGATCATCTCCGACGAAATCAAACACCTTCGCCCGACGGCCGATGCGATCGGAAAGGCCTATCGCATCGACGATGCCGAGGGACGCTACATCGAATTCGTCAAACGTTCGCTGCCCAAGGATCTCGATTTTCAAGGAATCAAGCTGGTCGTAGACTGCGCCAACGGTGCGGCCTACAAAGTGGCGCCGGCCGTGTTCCGTGAACTCGGTGCCGTGATAGAAGTCATCGGCAACAAGCCCGACGGCATGAACATCAACGACGGGTGCGGGGCCGTGCATCCGGAGCGATTGCAGGAGGCGGTCCATCGGTACGGAGCCGACCTCGGCGTGGCGCTGGACGGTGACGCCGATCGCGCCATTTTCGTGTGCGAGCAGGGCAAGATCGTCGACGGCGACCATGTCATGGCGGCGCTGGGTCTTGACCTCCAGGCTCAAGGCCAGTTGGCGAAGAAGACCGTCGTGGGCACCGTCATGAGCAACTTCGGGTTGGAACTCGCCATGAATAAGGCCGGCGTTCGATTGCTGCGCACACCGGTGGGGGACCGGTACTTGCTGGAACGCATGCTCGCCGACGGATTCAACTTCGGCGGAGAGCAGTCCGGTCACTTCATCTTCCTCGACCATAACACCACGGGTGACGGATTGATTTCCTCCCTGCAGATCCTCTCGCTCATCAAGCGCACCGGCAAGCCCCTCTCCGAACTTGCGAAGGCGATGACCGCGGTTCCCCAGGTCCTCTTGAACGTACGGGTGAAACACAAACCAGACCTGGATCAAATTCCCGACATTCAGCAGGCGATCAAGAGGGCGGAGATGACGCTCAACGGCAGCGGCCGCGTGTTGGTGCGTTATTCCGGCACCGAATCCTTACTTCGAATTATGGTCGAAGGCGAACGTGATGCCACGATCCGTGAAGTGGCGGATCACCTCGCCGAGATCGTTCGCGCCCGCATCGGGTAG
- a CDS encoding Dihydropteroate synthase, which yields MLGLHSIPGVEKTLPGHSSIHFSYRIRFTSFSDGLFRTFVTEDLLLTGVTVTSSRPLVLTAGPQTFHLESGPLVMGILNVTPDSFSDGGAYVTVDQALSRAKQMQEEGADIIDVGAESSRPGAQPIDESEELRRLIPVLEAVRGAVSIPISVDTTKAAVARRAIQAGVTIVNDISALRGDPLMASLVAETGAAVVLMHMQGTPQTMQQSPRYRNVVDEVSLFLRERIQVALGHGIRPSQIILDPGFGFGKLQEHNLQLLAEFDMLTRLGYPVLAGLSRKQFIGRLTGQPVHERGYGTAGAVAAAVLKGAHIIRVHDVRAMRDTITVVSTIARHSRSGPEESHA from the coding sequence GTGCTCGGTTTGCACTCCATCCCGGGGGTGGAGAAAACACTCCCCGGTCACTCGTCGATTCATTTTTCCTACCGTATTCGATTCACTTCGTTTTCTGATGGCCTGTTTCGGACCTTCGTCACCGAGGACCTGCTCTTGACCGGCGTCACCGTGACCTCCTCCAGACCTCTTGTTTTGACGGCGGGACCACAGACTTTCCACCTGGAATCTGGTCCGTTGGTGATGGGCATTTTGAACGTCACTCCTGATTCCTTTTCAGACGGCGGAGCCTATGTCACGGTCGACCAAGCCCTGAGTCGTGCCAAGCAAATGCAGGAAGAAGGGGCCGATATCATCGACGTCGGTGCCGAGTCTTCCCGGCCCGGCGCACAACCAATCGACGAATCCGAAGAACTTCGGCGCCTCATTCCGGTGCTGGAGGCGGTCCGCGGGGCTGTCTCGATCCCCATTTCGGTCGATACGACCAAAGCGGCCGTCGCCCGCCGGGCCATTCAGGCCGGTGTGACCATCGTCAACGACATCAGCGCGTTGCGCGGCGATCCGCTCATGGCATCACTGGTGGCGGAAACCGGCGCCGCCGTGGTCCTCATGCACATGCAGGGAACGCCGCAGACCATGCAACAATCGCCTCGGTATCGGAACGTCGTTGATGAAGTCTCCCTGTTCCTCCGCGAACGAATCCAGGTCGCGCTTGGTCATGGCATCCGGCCAAGTCAGATCATTCTTGACCCGGGCTTCGGTTTTGGTAAGCTCCAAGAGCATAATCTTCAACTGCTCGCTGAATTCGATATGTTGACCCGTCTCGGTTATCCGGTGCTCGCCGGATTGTCCCGCAAACAGTTCATCGGTCGCCTGACAGGGCAGCCGGTTCACGAACGGGGCTACGGCACCGCAGGCGCGGTGGCGGCTGCGGTGCTCAAAGGGGCCCATATCATTCGTGTGCACGACGTCCGAGCCATGCGGGACACGATTACCGTCGTGTCAACCATCGCCCGCCATTCCCGTTCAGGTCCAGAGGAGTCTCATGCGTAA
- a CDS encoding Cell division-associated, ATP-dependent zinc metalloprotease FtsH, whose amino-acid sequence MNSRVKNLLFWVVVGLFMILLFNLFSVPTHAPEDEVIFSDFMAKLDKGEVMKVTIKANHISAILKDQSRIRTYTAEYPELVKQLREKDVQIEARPPDESPWYITFLVTWGPFILFLGLWFFLMRQMQIGGNKALSFGKSRARMLTEERKKVTFSDVAGIEEAKEEVLEIIEFLKDPRKFQKLGGRIPKGVLIVGPPGTGKTLLAKAIAGEAGVPFFSISGSDFVEMFVGVGASRVRDLFEQGKKHAPCIIFIDEIDAVGRLRGAGLGGGHDEREQTLNQLLVEMDGFDTTEGVILIAATNRPDVLDPALLRPGRFDRQVVVNRPDLRGRSEILKVHTKKVPLASDVELEKIARGTPGFSGADLENLVNEAALWAARQNKKEVELIDFEMAKDKVLMGAERKSMVLSDEEKRTTAYHEAGHALMAKLLPGTDPVHKVTIIPRGRALGVTMQLPTDDRHNYSKDFLYNNLAILMGGRVAEELVLHSVTTGAGNDLERATDLARKMVCEWGMSEKLGPLTFGRKEEEIFLGREIATKRDFSEQVALEIDHEIKRLVTENYERAKRILTDNMASLKALAEALLEKEVLDALEIDQILIQGSSSQTVPA is encoded by the coding sequence ATGAATTCACGTGTAAAGAATCTGTTGTTCTGGGTCGTGGTCGGCCTGTTCATGATATTGCTGTTCAACCTCTTTAGTGTCCCGACCCACGCGCCGGAAGATGAAGTGATATTCAGCGATTTTATGGCCAAGCTGGACAAGGGCGAGGTCATGAAGGTCACGATCAAGGCCAACCATATCAGCGCCATTTTGAAAGACCAAAGCCGGATACGTACCTATACGGCCGAATATCCGGAATTGGTCAAGCAATTGCGCGAGAAGGATGTCCAGATCGAAGCCCGCCCGCCCGACGAGAGCCCGTGGTACATCACGTTCCTGGTGACTTGGGGGCCGTTCATTCTCTTCCTCGGCCTCTGGTTCTTCCTCATGCGCCAGATGCAGATCGGTGGGAACAAGGCCCTGTCGTTTGGAAAGAGCCGAGCCAGGATGCTGACCGAAGAGCGTAAGAAGGTCACCTTCTCGGATGTCGCCGGCATCGAAGAGGCCAAGGAAGAGGTCCTTGAAATCATAGAGTTTTTGAAAGACCCGAGAAAATTTCAAAAGCTCGGTGGACGCATTCCCAAGGGGGTGCTCATCGTCGGTCCTCCCGGCACCGGCAAGACCCTGTTGGCCAAGGCCATTGCAGGGGAGGCGGGGGTCCCGTTCTTCAGCATCAGCGGATCGGACTTTGTCGAAATGTTCGTCGGCGTGGGCGCATCCAGGGTGCGAGACCTGTTCGAGCAGGGGAAAAAACACGCGCCTTGCATTATCTTCATCGACGAAATCGATGCCGTCGGCCGTCTCCGCGGCGCCGGCCTCGGCGGAGGGCACGATGAACGTGAACAGACGCTGAACCAACTGCTGGTCGAGATGGACGGGTTCGATACGACCGAAGGCGTGATTTTGATCGCGGCCACCAATCGACCTGACGTCCTTGATCCGGCTTTGCTACGGCCTGGCCGCTTCGACCGTCAAGTGGTGGTGAACCGCCCTGATTTGCGGGGCCGTTCGGAGATTCTCAAGGTCCACACCAAGAAAGTGCCCTTGGCTTCCGACGTCGAACTCGAAAAGATCGCGCGCGGTACGCCTGGTTTCTCCGGAGCCGACCTCGAAAATCTGGTGAATGAAGCGGCGCTCTGGGCGGCCCGCCAGAATAAGAAAGAGGTCGAGCTGATCGACTTTGAAATGGCGAAAGACAAGGTATTGATGGGAGCCGAACGCAAGAGCATGGTGCTCAGCGACGAAGAGAAACGTACGACGGCCTACCATGAAGCCGGCCATGCGCTCATGGCGAAACTCCTGCCCGGAACGGATCCGGTCCACAAGGTGACGATCATTCCCCGTGGACGAGCGCTCGGTGTGACCATGCAGCTCCCGACGGACGATCGGCACAATTACTCGAAGGACTTTCTCTACAACAACCTCGCGATCCTCATGGGCGGGCGGGTGGCTGAAGAGCTGGTCCTGCACAGCGTGACGACCGGAGCGGGAAATGACTTGGAGCGGGCCACGGACCTCGCCAGAAAAATGGTGTGCGAGTGGGGCATGAGTGAAAAGTTGGGACCCCTGACGTTCGGGAGGAAGGAAGAGGAAATTTTCCTCGGCCGAGAGATTGCCACGAAGCGTGACTTCAGCGAGCAGGTCGCGCTGGAAATCGATCACGAGATCAAGCGTCTGGTCACGGAAAATTACGAGCGTGCCAAGCGTATCCTGACCGACAACATGGCGAGCCTCAAGGCCCTTGCCGAGGCGCTGTTGGAGAAGGAAGTACTCGACGCGTTGGAGATCGATCAGATCCTCATTCAAGGGTCTTCGTCGCAGACGGTTCCCGCCTAA
- a CDS encoding Hypoxanthine-guanine phosphoribosyltransferase, with protein sequence MERIFGRPIVTQEQMRTRIRELGRQIASDYAGKDLVLVGVLKGAYAFYADLARAIRIPMRVEFIVVTSYGTGHKSSGKVKLVSDLTEPVAGKDVLLVEDIVDSGLTISYLIKTLSRRKPRSLKVCTLLSKPDRRTVDVNLEYVGFKIPNKFVVGYGLDYRQKYRNLPYLAALDQADESDEMEQESA encoded by the coding sequence ATGGAACGCATTTTTGGTCGTCCCATCGTGACGCAAGAACAGATGCGGACTCGAATCCGTGAACTCGGCAGGCAGATCGCCTCCGACTATGCGGGAAAAGATCTGGTCCTGGTCGGCGTGCTCAAAGGGGCCTATGCCTTCTATGCCGACCTGGCCCGCGCGATCCGGATCCCGATGCGGGTAGAGTTTATCGTCGTCACGAGTTATGGCACCGGTCATAAAAGCTCCGGCAAGGTCAAGCTGGTGTCGGACCTTACGGAGCCTGTCGCAGGCAAGGATGTCTTGCTGGTGGAGGACATCGTCGATTCGGGCCTCACCATCAGTTACCTGATCAAGACGCTTTCCAGGCGGAAACCCCGCTCTTTGAAGGTCTGCACACTCCTGAGCAAGCCGGACCGCCGGACCGTCGACGTGAATCTGGAGTACGTGGGGTTCAAGATCCCGAACAAGTTCGTGGTCGGGTACGGTCTCGATTACCGGCAGAAGTATCGCAATCTTCCTTACCTGGCTGCGCTCGATCAAGCCGATGAATCAGATGAAATGGAACAGGAGTCTGCTTGA
- a CDS encoding tRNA(Ile)-lysidine synthetase, with the protein MQAGQTVLVAVSGGPDSVALLSILRDLAPAWNLSLTVVHCHYGLRGAESDGDASFVTALCRRWNIPCLVKPLSTARNGVDASSSLQARARGSRYRLFRRLAAELGAERVALGHTADDQAETVLLRLLRGAGVRGLAGMPHMRERLFVRPLLSIARQDILAYLAAMGLSYRIDSSNAKPIYLRNRVRQELLPVMQSLAPAVTRMLARQADLLRDDDLVLEALARHRLTRIMLARDRTTMVLDRSSLLKQPAALQRRLLRQAVHALSSFTVPRSDLLLSLVTSLASPRSGMIWKVGAVTIACEQDRLRLTTASPLCGSADVANGSEGAASRLSCDDLTVSSLPWTASWPLTGELIHLQRVTRERGTVLLARKSPAVALFDAEQLTLPLQVRTWCPGDWFCPVGMEGRRKKLQDYFTDAKLGRSVRERVPLLLSRDAIAWVVGQRADERFAATTSTTRFILARVTQPPHRKGAL; encoded by the coding sequence TTGCAAGCGGGCCAAACGGTACTGGTGGCGGTCTCCGGCGGGCCGGACTCCGTGGCCCTGCTCTCGATTCTGCGCGATCTTGCTCCGGCGTGGAATCTCTCGTTGACGGTGGTGCATTGTCACTATGGCCTGCGTGGCGCCGAGTCCGACGGCGATGCCTCGTTCGTGACTGCGCTCTGTCGCCGATGGAACATCCCTTGCCTGGTCAAGCCGCTCTCCACTGCTCGAAACGGAGTCGACGCATCCAGCTCACTTCAGGCACGTGCCCGGGGCTCCCGCTACCGGTTGTTTCGCCGGCTGGCTGCTGAACTCGGTGCGGAACGGGTAGCGCTCGGGCACACGGCGGACGATCAGGCCGAAACCGTGTTGCTGCGGCTGTTACGAGGCGCCGGGGTACGGGGCTTGGCCGGCATGCCGCACATGCGGGAGCGCCTGTTCGTGCGGCCGTTGCTCAGTATCGCGCGTCAAGACATTCTGGCCTATCTGGCGGCGATGGGGTTGTCGTACCGCATCGACTCCAGCAATGCCAAACCCATCTACCTTCGCAATCGCGTCAGACAGGAACTGCTTCCGGTCATGCAATCCCTGGCTCCTGCCGTGACCCGGATGCTGGCGCGTCAGGCCGATCTCCTACGCGACGACGACCTGGTGCTGGAGGCGCTGGCGAGGCATCGCCTGACGAGGATCATGCTGGCTCGAGACCGGACGACCATGGTGCTCGATCGCTCATCGTTGCTCAAACAACCGGCCGCGTTGCAACGCCGGCTGCTCAGGCAGGCTGTCCATGCGCTGTCGTCGTTCACCGTGCCGCGCAGCGACCTGCTGCTGTCCTTGGTGACGTCCCTGGCTTCTCCACGGTCGGGAATGATCTGGAAGGTGGGGGCCGTGACGATCGCTTGTGAGCAGGATCGGCTGAGGTTGACGACTGCGTCTCCCCTCTGCGGCTCCGCAGATGTAGCCAATGGATCGGAAGGCGCGGCATCTCGTCTCTCCTGCGACGACCTGACGGTCTCCTCCCTTCCATGGACTGCTTCCTGGCCTTTGACCGGGGAACTGATCCACCTCCAGAGGGTGACCCGTGAGAGGGGAACGGTCCTCCTGGCGAGAAAATCTCCTGCCGTCGCCCTTTTCGATGCCGAGCAATTGACGCTGCCCTTGCAGGTTCGAACGTGGTGCCCGGGAGATTGGTTTTGCCCCGTCGGCATGGAGGGGCGGCGAAAGAAATTGCAAGATTACTTCACAGATGCGAAACTGGGCCGGTCTGTGCGAGAACGGGTGCCGCTGCTGTTGTCGCGCGACGCGATTGCCTGGGTCGTCGGGCAACGAGCCGATGAACGGTTCGCCGCCACCACCTCGACGACCCGGTTCATCCTGGCCCGTGTGACGCAGCCTCCTCACCGGAAAGGAGCCCTGTAG